A part of Brassica rapa cultivar Chiifu-401-42 chromosome A05, CAAS_Brap_v3.01, whole genome shotgun sequence genomic DNA contains:
- the LOC103868600 gene encoding protein disulfide-isomerase 5-3, producing the protein MVSTTKIKSVDFYRKIPRDLTEASLSGAGLSIIAALAMVFLFGMELSTYLAVTTNTSVIVDNSSDGDFLRIDFNVSFPSLSCEFASVDVSNVLGTKRLNLTKTIKKVPIDPYLRATGAEVHSTSGLHLINHGDEDHGNNTYAAIPLTGATFDKFSHHFQILVVNFYAPWCYWSNRLKPSWEKAAEITRQRYNPETDGRVLLGSVDCTEETTLCKRNHIQGYPSIRIFRKGSDLKEDHGHHEHESYHGDRDTESILKMVEELLKPIKKEDHKLALDGKTDNVVSGIKKAPVSGGCRIVGYVRAKKVPGEIIISAHSGAHSFDASQMNMSHYVSHLTFGKMISERLLTDMKRLMPYLGLSHDRLNSKWFVNEGQFAANVTIEHYLQVVKTEVVSRRFGQEHSVIEEYEYTAHSSVAHGYYYPVAKFRFDLSPMQVLISENPKSFSHFITNVCAIIGGVFTVAGILDSIFQNTFRLVKKIELGKNI; encoded by the exons ATGGTTTCCACCACCAAGATCAAGTCCGTTGATTTCTACAG GAAAATCCCAAGAGACTTGACAGAGGCATCTCTCTCTGGTGCTGGATTGTCCATTATAGCTGCCCTCGCTATGGTCTTCTTGTTTGGAATG GAACTGAGTACTTATTTGGCAGTTACCACTAATACATCTGTTATAGTTGACAACAGCTCTGATGGGGACTTCTTACGCATTGATTTCAACGTCAG CTTTCCTTCCCTCTCATGTGAATTTGCATCGGTTGATGTCAGCAACGTGTTGGGAACT AAAAGGTTGAATCTAACAAAAACGATTAAGAAAGTCCCTATTGATCCGTATTTAAGAGCCACTGGTGCAGAAGTCCACTCCACCTCTGGCTTACATCTCATCAACCATGGAGACGAAGATCATGGAAACAATACATATGCTGCTATACCGTTAACTGGTGCTACCTTTGACAAGTTTTCACATCA TTTTCAAATCTTGGTTGTTAATTTCTATGCTCCATGGTGCTACTGGAGTAATCGCTTG AAACCATCTTGGGAGAAAGCAGCTGAAATAACAAGACAGAG ATATAATCCTGAAACTGATGGGCGTGTTCTTCTAGGAAGCGTTGACTGCACAGAAGAAACTACTCTATGCaagag GAACCATATACAAGGCTACCCATCTATCAGGATTTTCCGCAAAGGCAGTGATCTTAA GGAGGACCATGGCCACCATGAACATGAATCTTACCATGGAGATAGAGACACAGAGAGCATACTCAAG ATGGTGGAAGAACTGCTCAAACCTATCAAAAAGGAGGACCACAAGTTAGCTTTAGATGGTAAAACTGATAATGTGGTTTCAGGTATTAAAAAGGCACCAGTTAGTGGTGGTTGTAGAATCGTAGGCTATGTGCGTGCCAAGAAG GTCCCTGGAGAAATCATTATCTCAGCTCATTCAGGAGCTCATTCGTTCGATGCTTCTCAAATGAACATGTCTCATTATGTTTCCCATCTCACCTTTGGTAAAATGATTTCAGAAAGGTTGTTGACTGATATGAAACGCTTAATGCCTTATCTTGGCCTAAGCCATGACAGACTTAATAGCAAATGGTTCGTAAATGAAGGACAGTTTGCTGCTAATGTTACC ATCGAACACTATCTTCAAGTAGTCAAAACAGAGGTCGTTTCAAGAAGATTCGGTCAAGAACACTCAGTGATAGAGGAGTATGAGTATACGGCTCATAGCAGTGTGGCTCATGGTTACTATTACCCTGTTGCCAAGTTTCGCTTTGATCTCTCTCCTATGCAG GTCTTAATAAGTGAGAACCCAAAGTCATTCTCACACTTCATCACAAATGTTTGCGCCATCATAGGTGGTGTTTTCACg GTTGCGGGGATACTAGATTCGATATTTCAAAACACATTCAGACTGGTGAA
- the LOC103868601 gene encoding vascular-related unknown protein 2, whose product MENSVNNCVRQKVFSNHQVRTIHEEEEDQKEESSWLIYFEDIDHEDEMVEEMSHYYDNDSSMISDAASPVHNTKIHNVARRKANSINTNPKKRSIIHQHKEEKQEEEGDEDEEEDTASSPSNKTKGCHVLDGGENNVNVTSEVIFKKHCVARDIRSNINEVINEEFLSAELKKRGLCLVPLSTFSNFIA is encoded by the exons ATGGAGAACTCCGTAAACAACTGCGTGAGACAAAAGGTATTCTCTAATCACCAAGTCAGAACGAtacacgaagaagaagaagatcaaaaaGAAGAGAGTAGTTGGCTAATCTACTTTGAAGACATTGATCACGAAGACGAAATGGTCGAAGAAATGAGTCATTACTACGATAATGATTCATCGATGATCTCAGACGCTGCATCTCCTGTCCACAACACAAAGATACATAACGTTGCTCGTCGAAAGGCTAATAGTATTAATACAAACCCTAAAAAGAGAAGTATCATCCATCaacacaaagaagaaaaacaagaagaagaaggagatgaagacgaagaagaagacacaGCCTCTTCTCCTTCGAATAAAACTAAG GGTTGTCATGTGTTGGATGGTGGTGAAAATAATGTAAATGTTACATCAGAGGTAATATTCAAGAAACATTGTGTTGCAAGAGACATAAGATCGAACATAAATGAAGTCATAAATGAAGAATTCTTATCTGCAGAACTGAAGAAGAGAGGACTTTGTCTAGTTCCTTTATCAACGTTTTCTAATTTTATTGCTTGA
- the LOC103868603 gene encoding protein LHCP TRANSLOCATION DEFECT: protein MASSSSISFSCAPSLVSTKSINHSPTRTLLSSRFLGTRNLKLRIRPARLGPSNGSRTTCWFKFGKNGVDAESAGIYGSQSRDDFDKDDVEQYFNYMGMLAVEGTYSKMEALLNLNIHPVDILLMLAATEGDKPKIEELLRAGASYTVKDADGRTALDRANSEEIRDLILGYSTQKA, encoded by the exons ATGGCTTCTTCCTCTTCTATCTCATTCTCATGCGCACCTTCACTTGTCTCCACGAAATCAATCAACCATTCTCCTACACGGACACTGCTATCCTCTCGGTTTCTTGGAACCCGAAACTTAAAACTTCGTATCCGACCCGCCAGACTCGGACCCTCAAACGGGTCAAGAACCACTTGCTGGTTCAAGTTCGGCAAGAACGGCGTCGATGCCGAAAGTGCCGGAATCTACGGCAGTCAGTCTCGTGATGACTTCGACAAAGACGACGTTGAACAG TATTTCAATTACATGGGGATGCTTGCGGTAGAAGGCACCTATTCAAAGATGGAAGCCCTTCTTAACCTAAACATTCACCCAGTCGATATTCTATTGATGTTAGCCGCCACGGAAGGTGACAAACCTAAGATCGAGGAGCTGCTCAGAGCTGGTGCTAGTTACACGGTCAAAGATGCCGATGGAAGAACCGCTCTCGACAGAGCCAACAGTGAAGAGATCCGTGACTTGATCCTTGGCTACTCCACTCAGAAGGCTTGA
- the LOC117134182 gene encoding uncharacterized protein LOC117134182, translating to MTQGQLLATVGNKNGGEAARKPLRITVPHFDNSALIQNYDKTLIGKCFNPEEQDVTALLIMLPKIWKVEDRVAGADLGLGRFQFDFHNEEDIEEVLKMQPYHFDYWMISLVRWKPVMEKSYPTEITFWIRVLGVPLQYWAEPTFESIGGAIGNVVEVDLDYGRVKVVVDGTKCLCFETSVDFRGGEFYGGGEELIALRYEKLFGYCSKCFSLCHDVKRCSLNKESPQEKMEVREARAERGGERAASYKGVVINGHDGRQEQNNEDRDHQGKGKGKMYEEDEAKWVRVSGREDKKMSADRSRFRREELDSRHRRPRHEPTRNSFQEGRYRSQGYRGMRRERSPRDHFPEQERSKGRTYEGTMRSTQLSGAGETQQEVHSQRDGDVILAPVNGLGSVQVRMGNEEVENGLDVVNEGMLEQENLVKADNMDTDENNSSLKEGKVTNGGEDEFQDVTDEEIVGNQGVTQGDIGANIKMSEEGELEKAENVGGGEKNKGVKKKLFRGGPLVVGTSKMRMVHSLISPRKRLASKSNPKQGEGTKQGDGTKQGDGMKQGDDMKNGAEQGTSNPKPPINKN from the coding sequence ATGACTCAAGGACAGCTTCTTGCTACGGTTGGGAACAAAAATGGTGGCGAAGCAGCTCGCAAGCCATTGAGAATCACGGTGCCTCACTTTGATAACTCGGCGCTCATCCAGAACTATGACAAAACTCTGATCGGCAAGTGCTTCAACCCAGAGGAGCAAGACGTTACGGCTTTGCTCATTATGTTACCAAAAATCTGGAAGGTGGAAGATAGAGTTGCTGGTGCTGATCTTGGTCTTGGAAGGTTTCAGTTCGATTTCCACAATGAAGAAGATATCGAGGAGGTCCTGAAGATGCAGCCGTACCACTTTGATTATTGGATGATCTCTCTTGTGAGGTGGAAGCCGGTGATGGAAAAGAGTTACCCAACGGAGATTACGTTTTGGATTCGTGTCTTGGGAGTGCCGCTCCAATATTGGGCAGAGCCGACCTTTGAGAGTATTGGAGGAGCTATAGGCAATGTTGTCGAAGTGGACCTTGACTACGGGAGAGTTAAAGTGGTCGTCGATGGAACAAAATGTCTCTGTTTTGAGACATCAGTTGATTTTCGCGGTGGAGAATTCTATGGAGGAGGGGAAGAGCTGATCGCTTTGAGATACGAGAAGCTCTTTGGCTATTGCTCTAAGTGCTTCAGCCTCTGTCATGACGTGAAGAGGTGTTCACTGAACAAGGAAAGTCCGCAGGAGAAGATGGAGGTGCGGGAGGCAAGAGCTGAACGGGGAGGAGAGCGAGCTGCAAGTTACAAGGGGGTAGTCATCAACGGTCATGATGGTCGCCAGGAACAAAACAACGAGGATAGGGATCATCAAGGAAAGGGCAAGGGGAAAATGTATGAGGAAGATGAGGCAAAATGGGTCCGTGTGTCAGGAAGAGAGGATAAGAAAATGAGTGCAGATAGAAGTCGTTTCAGGAGAGAGGAGCTAGATTCACGCCATCGTCGCCCCAGACATGAGCCTACAAGGAATTCGTTTCAGGAGGGTCGTTACCGGTCTCAAGGGTATCGAGGTATGCGAAGAGAACGTAGTCCCAGAGATCACTTTCCAGAACAGGAGAGGAGTAAGGGGCGCACATATGAAGGTACCATGAGGTCTACTCAATTGTCAGGGGCGGGTGAAACACAACAGGAAGTGCATTCGCAGAGGGACGGTGACGTGATATTGGCACCTGTCAACGGGCTAGGGTCTGTTCAGGTACGTATGGGGAATGAGGAGGTAGAAAATGGACTTGATGTAGTCAACGAGGGCATGCTGGAACAGGAGAACTTGGTGAAAGCAGACAACATGGATACTGACGAGAATAATTCTTCACTGAAAGAGGGAAAGGTAACTAATGGTGGAGAGGATGAGTTCCAGGATGTTACGGATGAGGAGATTGTTGGGAATCAGGGTGTTACACAAGGTGATATTGGCGCTAACATTAAGATGAGTGAAGAGGGAGAGTTGGAAAAGGCTGAGAATGTGGGCGGGGGAGAAAAGAACAAGGGAGTTAAAAAGAAGCTCTTCAGAGGAGGGCCACTTGTAGTGGGAACTTCTAAGATGAGAATGGTGCATTCATTAATTTCACCGCGCAAACGTCTTGCGAGCAAGTCCAACCCCAAGCAAGGTGAGGGCACGAAGCAAGGTGATGGCACGAAGCAAGGTGATGGCATGAAGCAAGGCGATGACATGAAGAATGGAGCGGAGCAGGGTACTTCAAACCCCAAGCCTCCCATTAACAAAAATTGA